The Panicum hallii strain FIL2 chromosome 9, PHallii_v3.1, whole genome shotgun sequence genome has a window encoding:
- the LOC112874784 gene encoding glycine-rich RNA-binding protein RZ1C-like isoform X1, which translates to MEGKEEGRIFVGGLSWQTDERKLQEAFDRFGKVVDAQIMLERHTNRHRGFGFVTFEDRRAVDSAIKEMHGQELDGRTISVNKAEPKMNTDDTRYDNGGGRGEYRGGRGDGPPPGNCFECGRPGHWVRDCPSAGGGRSGRFSSKFGGGSGGGRGDRFSGSDRFGDHYMDDRYDGGRYGYRDQVDTRDRYAGGRDRYANDRYPSGGDHFGADRYGGGSDRYAPSGYGRERERSYDRDGVRGGGGGGGSGYDRSGPRGGGSYDRDGPRGGMGGGYDRDGPRGGVADRYGGGGPARYDGGSYRERPGPYDRPSRGGGRFDDRY; encoded by the exons atggaggggaAGGAGGAAGGCCGGATCTTCGTGGGCGGCCTGTCGTGGCAGACGGACGAGCGCAAGCTCCAGGAAGCCTTTGACCGCTTCGGCAAGGTCGTCGACGCGCAG ATCATGCTGGAGAGACACACTAACCGCCACAGGGGCTTTGGCTTTGTGACGTTTGAAGATCGGCGGGCAGTTGACAGCGCTATCAAAGAGATGCATGGCCAAGAGTTAGATGGTCGGACCATTTCAGTGAACAAGGCTGAGCCTAAGATGAACACAGATGACACAAGATATGACAATGGTGGTGGACGAGGAGAGTATCGTGGTGGTAGAGGTGATGGTCCACCCCCTGGTAATTGCTTCGAGTGTGGTCGTCCTGGACATTGGGTTCGTGATTGCCCTAGTGCTGGTGGTGGTCGTTCTGGCAGATTCTCATCTAAGTTTGGTGGTGGCAGTGGTGGTGGCAGGGGAGACCGTTTCTCTGGGTCAGATAGGTTTGGCGATCATTACATGGATGATCGTTATGATGGTGGTCGTTATGGGTACCGTGACCAAGTTGACACAAGAGACAGGTATGCTGGGGGCCGTGATCGTTATGCCAATGATCGCTACCCCTCCGGTGGCGATCACTTTGGTGCAGACAGGTATGGAGGTGGCTCAGATCGTTATGCACCAAGTGGTTATGGTAGGGAGCGAGAAAGAAGCTATGACAGGGATGGAGttcgtggtggtggtggtggtggcggcagcGGCTATGATAGGAGTGGCCCAAGGGGTGGTGGAAGCTATGATAGGGATGGCCCGAGGGGTGGCATGGGTGGTGGCTATGACAGGGATGGTCCACGTGGTGGTGTCGCTGATCGTTATGGCGGTGGAGGACCTGCACGCTATGACGGAGGAAGTTACAGGGAGAGGCCTGGGCCATATGATCGCCCCAGCAGGGGAGGAGGACGTTTTGATGATCGCTACTGA
- the LOC112874784 gene encoding glycine-rich RNA-binding protein RZ1C-like isoform X2 has product MLERHTNRHRGFGFVTFEDRRAVDSAIKEMHGQELDGRTISVNKAEPKMNTDDTRYDNGGGRGEYRGGRGDGPPPGNCFECGRPGHWVRDCPSAGGGRSGRFSSKFGGGSGGGRGDRFSGSDRFGDHYMDDRYDGGRYGYRDQVDTRDRYAGGRDRYANDRYPSGGDHFGADRYGGGSDRYAPSGYGRERERSYDRDGVRGGGGGGGSGYDRSGPRGGGSYDRDGPRGGMGGGYDRDGPRGGVADRYGGGGPARYDGGSYRERPGPYDRPSRGGGRFDDRY; this is encoded by the coding sequence ATGCTGGAGAGACACACTAACCGCCACAGGGGCTTTGGCTTTGTGACGTTTGAAGATCGGCGGGCAGTTGACAGCGCTATCAAAGAGATGCATGGCCAAGAGTTAGATGGTCGGACCATTTCAGTGAACAAGGCTGAGCCTAAGATGAACACAGATGACACAAGATATGACAATGGTGGTGGACGAGGAGAGTATCGTGGTGGTAGAGGTGATGGTCCACCCCCTGGTAATTGCTTCGAGTGTGGTCGTCCTGGACATTGGGTTCGTGATTGCCCTAGTGCTGGTGGTGGTCGTTCTGGCAGATTCTCATCTAAGTTTGGTGGTGGCAGTGGTGGTGGCAGGGGAGACCGTTTCTCTGGGTCAGATAGGTTTGGCGATCATTACATGGATGATCGTTATGATGGTGGTCGTTATGGGTACCGTGACCAAGTTGACACAAGAGACAGGTATGCTGGGGGCCGTGATCGTTATGCCAATGATCGCTACCCCTCCGGTGGCGATCACTTTGGTGCAGACAGGTATGGAGGTGGCTCAGATCGTTATGCACCAAGTGGTTATGGTAGGGAGCGAGAAAGAAGCTATGACAGGGATGGAGttcgtggtggtggtggtggtggcggcagcGGCTATGATAGGAGTGGCCCAAGGGGTGGTGGAAGCTATGATAGGGATGGCCCGAGGGGTGGCATGGGTGGTGGCTATGACAGGGATGGTCCACGTGGTGGTGTCGCTGATCGTTATGGCGGTGGAGGACCTGCACGCTATGACGGAGGAAGTTACAGGGAGAGGCCTGGGCCATATGATCGCCCCAGCAGGGGAGGAGGACGTTTTGATGATCGCTACTGA